One segment of Streptomyces sp. NA02950 DNA contains the following:
- the helR gene encoding RNA polymerase recycling motor ATPase HelR: MLLSVDGACGDAEPSAFDLPDHLSPKADPTLIAGDERHFAAIAESLEQAIAELSDRLDAERRTPGGMGRQAMDRDVEIHRLTGRLRALRRFGLDLCLGHMVSADDPEPVYIGRLGLTDSAGRRLLLDWRSPAAEPFFAATHANPMGLASRRRYRWTRGRISDYWDEVFTADGLDGHAALDDQSAFIAGLGGNRSARMRDVLATIQADQDAIIRAGSRGALVVDGGPGTGKTVVALHRSAYLLYSDPRLGRRRGGVLFVGPHQPYLAYVADVLPSLGEEGVRTCTLRDLVAEGAGAATEADPDVALLKSSANMVQAIEAAVRFYEEPPAEGMTVTTDWSDIWLSADDWAEAFAAPDPGTPHNEAREQIWAALVTILLDKYDGDVSPDLFRRSLLHDEELTTTLGRAWPLLEAADLVGDLWSVPAYLRMCAPWLSRDEVRTLQRKAAPQAWTVSDLPLLDAARQRLGDPEAARRKLRHEAVLAAQRERMTQVVDNLIQAASDSGADGDDGEGLVTMLRGQDAQVSLVDEAELPGADPDLLAGPFAHIVVDEAQELTDAEWQMLLLRCPSRSFTIVGDRAQARHGFTESWQERLERIGLDRVDVASLSINYRTPEEVMTEAEPAIRAVLPDANVPTSVRSSDVPVVHGSAADLDSILDTWLAAHADGIACVIGDPTFRATPRVRSLTPELSKGLEFDLVVLIDPEAFGKGIEGAVDRYVAMTRATQQLVILTSS, translated from the coding sequence GTGCTGTTGTCGGTTGATGGGGCGTGCGGTGATGCCGAGCCGAGCGCGTTCGACCTGCCCGACCACCTCTCTCCGAAGGCCGACCCGACGCTGATCGCCGGTGACGAGCGGCACTTCGCGGCCATCGCGGAGAGCCTCGAGCAGGCGATCGCCGAGCTGTCCGACCGCCTCGATGCGGAGCGCAGGACGCCCGGCGGCATGGGCCGGCAGGCGATGGACCGGGACGTGGAGATCCACCGGCTGACCGGCCGGCTGCGCGCCCTGCGTCGGTTCGGTCTGGACCTGTGCCTCGGGCACATGGTGAGCGCGGACGACCCCGAGCCCGTGTACATCGGACGCCTCGGCCTCACCGACAGCGCGGGCCGTCGACTCCTGCTCGACTGGCGTTCCCCCGCGGCTGAGCCGTTCTTCGCGGCGACCCACGCCAACCCGATGGGTCTGGCGAGCCGCCGCAGGTATCGCTGGACCCGCGGCCGGATCAGCGACTACTGGGACGAGGTGTTCACCGCCGACGGGCTCGACGGGCACGCCGCGCTCGACGACCAGTCCGCCTTCATCGCCGGCCTGGGCGGCAACCGGTCGGCCCGGATGCGAGACGTGCTCGCCACCATCCAGGCCGACCAGGACGCCATCATCCGGGCGGGGTCCCGCGGCGCCCTCGTCGTCGACGGCGGTCCGGGTACGGGCAAGACCGTCGTCGCGCTGCACCGCTCCGCCTACCTCCTCTACTCCGACCCCCGCCTCGGTCGCCGTCGGGGCGGCGTGCTGTTCGTCGGCCCGCACCAGCCCTATCTGGCCTACGTCGCCGACGTCCTCCCCAGCCTCGGAGAGGAGGGCGTGCGGACCTGCACCCTGCGGGACCTCGTCGCCGAGGGAGCCGGAGCGGCGACCGAGGCCGACCCGGACGTGGCCCTCCTGAAGTCGTCCGCGAACATGGTGCAGGCGATCGAGGCGGCCGTCAGGTTCTACGAGGAGCCGCCCGCCGAGGGGATGACGGTCACCACCGACTGGTCCGACATCTGGCTGAGCGCCGACGACTGGGCCGAGGCGTTCGCGGCGCCGGACCCGGGCACTCCGCACAACGAGGCGCGTGAGCAGATCTGGGCGGCACTGGTCACGATCCTGCTGGACAAGTACGACGGTGACGTCTCGCCCGACCTCTTCCGGAGGTCGCTGCTGCACGACGAGGAGCTGACCACCACCCTCGGCCGCGCATGGCCGCTGCTCGAAGCGGCCGACCTCGTCGGAGACCTGTGGTCGGTACCCGCCTACCTGCGGATGTGCGCTCCCTGGCTCAGCCGCGACGAGGTGCGCACGCTACAGCGCAAGGCAGCCCCGCAGGCCTGGACGGTGTCCGACCTGCCGCTCCTGGACGCGGCACGGCAGCGGCTCGGCGACCCGGAGGCGGCCCGGCGCAAGCTCCGGCACGAGGCCGTCCTCGCCGCCCAGCGCGAGCGTATGACGCAGGTCGTCGACAACCTGATCCAGGCCGCGTCCGACTCCGGTGCCGACGGTGACGACGGCGAGGGCCTGGTGACGATGCTGCGCGGCCAGGACGCCCAGGTCAGCCTGGTCGACGAGGCCGAACTGCCCGGCGCCGACCCGGACCTGCTCGCCGGTCCGTTCGCGCACATCGTCGTGGACGAGGCCCAGGAACTGACCGACGCGGAGTGGCAGATGCTGCTGCTCCGGTGCCCGTCCCGGAGCTTCACCATCGTCGGGGACCGCGCCCAGGCCCGGCACGGGTTCACCGAGTCGTGGCAGGAACGGCTGGAGCGGATCGGGCTCGACCGGGTCGACGTGGCTTCTCTGAGCATCAACTACCGGACACCGGAAGAGGTCATGACGGAAGCCGAGCCGGCCATCCGGGCCGTGCTCCCGGACGCCAATGTGCCGACCTCCGTCCGCAGTAGCGACGTCCCCGTCGTCCACGGATCCGCTGCGGACCTGGACTCGATCCTCGACACCTGGCTCGCCGCGCATGCCGACGGGATCGCCTGCGTCATCGGCGATCCCACGTTCCGGGCGACGCCCCGCGTCCGCTCGCTGACCCCGGAGCTGTCGAAGGGGCTCGAGTTCGACCTGGTCGTCCTCATCGACCCGGAGGCGTTCGGCAAGGGCATCGAAGGAGCGGTCGACCGCTACGTCGCGATGACCCGGGCGACTCAGCAACTCGTCATCCTCACGAGCTCCTGA
- the paaD gene encoding 1,2-phenylacetyl-CoA epoxidase subunit PaaD, with the protein MATGEIRARVGAVPDPELPMVTLADLGVLRAVAPAPDGVLEVVLTPTFLGCPAMPAIEAAVRDVLAACGHPEGRVRQALAPAWTSDWVSAEGRRKLAEHGIAPPGPAAGPLPVRLGFGVPCPHCGSAATRPQSPFGATRCQAVLVCTACRETFAQLKAM; encoded by the coding sequence ATGGCCACCGGGGAGATACGGGCCCGGGTGGGGGCCGTACCGGATCCGGAGCTGCCGATGGTCACCCTGGCCGATCTGGGCGTGCTCCGCGCCGTGGCACCGGCGCCGGACGGGGTGCTGGAGGTCGTCCTCACCCCCACGTTCCTGGGCTGCCCGGCCATGCCCGCGATCGAGGCCGCTGTCCGGGACGTACTGGCCGCGTGCGGCCACCCGGAGGGACGGGTGCGGCAGGCGCTCGCGCCCGCCTGGACGTCCGACTGGGTCAGCGCCGAGGGCCGCCGGAAGCTCGCCGAGCACGGTATCGCCCCGCCGGGTCCCGCCGCGGGCCCGCTGCCGGTGCGGCTCGGTTTCGGCGTGCCCTGCCCGCACTGCGGCTCGGCCGCGACCCGCCCGCAGAGCCCGTTCGGCGCGACCCGCTGCCAGGCGGTGCTGGTGTGCACGGCCTGCCGCGAGACCTTCGCGCAGCTGAAAGCGATGTGA
- a CDS encoding 2Fe-2S iron-sulfur cluster-binding protein, whose protein sequence is MTDVTRRATGWHRLRVRSVEPLTDDAVAVSLEVPEALAGVFAHRPGQHVTVRHVLDGRELRRSYSVCPPPPPGACGGLRLVVKRLGAGGFAEYATGDLAAGDHLELAPPTGDFRLVARPGAHHVLIAAGSGITPLLSMAQAALRDDRACRVSLVYANRTARSVLLADELADLKDAHPGRFFVLHVLSRETRESDLLSGRVDAGRLPGLLALLGAEPGDDAYFYLCGPWGLVAEARAALTAWGAGPERVRFELFSAGTALREGPDDPAPASGGTAGRITARLGGRTTVTTMEPADRTVLDALLRARPELPYSCRDGLCGSCRARVTAGRVTLGRQYALGADELAAGYTLACRARPESDEIEFDFDA, encoded by the coding sequence GTGACGGACGTGACGCGCCGGGCCACGGGCTGGCACCGGCTCCGGGTGCGCTCGGTGGAGCCGCTGACGGACGACGCCGTGGCGGTGTCCCTGGAGGTGCCGGAGGCGCTCGCGGGCGTCTTCGCCCACCGGCCCGGCCAGCATGTGACCGTCCGGCACGTCCTGGACGGGCGGGAGCTGCGCCGCAGCTACTCGGTCTGCCCGCCGCCCCCGCCCGGCGCATGCGGCGGGCTGCGGCTGGTGGTCAAACGGCTGGGCGCGGGCGGGTTCGCCGAGTACGCCACAGGTGACCTGGCCGCCGGGGACCACCTGGAACTCGCCCCGCCCACCGGTGACTTCCGGCTGGTCGCGCGTCCCGGAGCGCACCATGTGCTGATCGCCGCCGGCAGCGGCATCACTCCGCTGCTGAGCATGGCGCAGGCGGCGCTGCGCGACGACCGGGCGTGCCGGGTGTCGCTCGTCTACGCCAACCGCACCGCGCGGTCGGTGCTGCTCGCGGACGAGCTGGCCGACCTGAAGGACGCCCACCCGGGACGGTTCTTCGTGCTGCACGTGCTCTCCCGGGAGACACGGGAGAGCGATCTGCTGTCCGGGCGCGTCGACGCCGGCCGGCTGCCGGGACTGCTGGCGCTGCTGGGCGCCGAGCCCGGCGACGACGCGTACTTCTATCTGTGCGGCCCGTGGGGCCTGGTGGCGGAGGCGCGCGCGGCGCTCACCGCGTGGGGCGCCGGTCCGGAGCGAGTGCGCTTCGAACTGTTCTCCGCCGGAACGGCCCTCCGGGAGGGGCCGGACGATCCCGCGCCCGCGTCCGGGGGGACCGCCGGACGGATCACCGCACGGCTCGGCGGCCGCACCACCGTGACCACCATGGAGCCCGCTGACCGGACGGTGCTGGACGCCCTGCTGCGGGCCCGCCCGGAGCTCCCGTACTCCTGCCGCGACGGCCTGTGCGGCTCCTGCCGCGCCAGGGTCACCGCCGGCCGCGTCACCCTCGGCCGCCAGTACGCCCTGGGCGCGGACGAATTGGCGGCCGGCTACACCCTGGCCTGCCGCGCGCGGCCGGAATCGGACGAGATCGAGTTCGACTTCGACGCCTGA
- the kynU gene encoding kynureninase — MAARAAALDAADPLAPLRDRFLLPEGVVYLDGNSLGPLPAAVPTALEDAVHRQWGTDLIRSWNDNAWWQAPLRVGDAIGRLVGAAPGQTVAGDSTSIHLFNALTAAARSRPGRPLLVTDPDHFPSDQYIAASVGRLLGLELRRVPARELPGFLAAEGGRVAVAGYAPVDYRTGELYDMARITRALRDAGALTLWDLCHAAGALPVRLDAMGADFAVGCGYKFLNGGPGAPAFLYVAARHHAAFDHPLTGWNGHAEPFALSGDYVPAEGVGRARVGTPPMLSLLALEAALTAFDGVEMEQVRAKSLSLTGFLLDCATTLLDGLGFAPVTPREPRRRGSQAVLRHPEAYGMVQALAARGVIGDMRAPDLLRFGVNALYLSHRDVLTAMRHLRDVAGSGEHRADRFRRRATVT, encoded by the coding sequence CTGGCGGCGCGGGCGGCCGCGCTCGACGCCGCCGATCCGCTCGCCCCGCTGCGGGACCGCTTCCTGCTGCCCGAGGGCGTCGTCTACCTGGACGGCAACTCCCTCGGACCGCTGCCGGCCGCCGTGCCGACCGCGCTGGAGGACGCCGTGCACCGGCAATGGGGCACGGACCTGATCCGCTCCTGGAACGACAACGCCTGGTGGCAGGCGCCCCTGCGGGTGGGCGACGCCATCGGGCGGCTCGTCGGCGCGGCGCCGGGCCAGACCGTGGCCGGGGACTCCACCAGCATCCATCTCTTCAACGCCCTGACCGCCGCCGCCCGTTCCCGCCCGGGCCGCCCCCTGCTGGTGACCGACCCGGACCACTTCCCCAGCGACCAGTACATCGCCGCTTCCGTGGGCCGCCTGCTCGGTCTGGAGCTGCGCCGGGTCCCGGCCCGGGAGCTGCCCGGGTTCCTGGCCGCGGAGGGCGGCCGGGTGGCCGTCGCCGGGTACGCGCCCGTCGACTACCGCACGGGCGAGCTGTACGACATGGCGAGGATCACCCGAGCCCTGCGGGACGCCGGCGCGCTGACGCTGTGGGATCTGTGCCACGCCGCCGGTGCGCTGCCGGTGCGCCTCGACGCGATGGGCGCCGACTTCGCGGTGGGCTGCGGCTACAAGTTCCTCAACGGCGGCCCCGGCGCCCCCGCCTTCCTCTACGTCGCCGCCCGCCATCACGCGGCCTTCGACCATCCGCTGACCGGATGGAACGGGCACGCGGAACCCTTCGCCCTCAGCGGAGACTACGTCCCGGCGGAGGGCGTCGGCCGGGCCCGTGTCGGCACCCCGCCGATGCTCTCCCTGCTCGCCCTGGAGGCCGCGCTCACCGCGTTCGACGGTGTGGAGATGGAGCAGGTGCGCGCCAAGAGCCTGTCGCTGACGGGCTTTCTGCTCGACTGCGCCACAACCCTGCTCGACGGGCTCGGCTTCGCGCCCGTCACCCCGCGCGAACCGCGGCGGCGCGGCAGCCAGGCGGTGCTGCGCCACCCCGAGGCGTACGGGATGGTCCAGGCGCTCGCCGCGCGCGGTGTCATCGGCGACATGCGCGCGCCGGACCTGCTGCGCTTCGGCGTCAACGCGCTCTACCTCTCGCACCGCGACGTCCTCACGGCCATGAGGCATCTGCGCGACGTGGCCGGCAGCGGCGAGCACCGCGCGGACCGCTTCCGGCGACGGGCCACGGTCACCTGA
- a CDS encoding HIT family protein, translating into MWAAARRLARALRRSHLRCDGVNLFLADGGAAFQEVFHAHLHVFPRFPGDDFRIDANWRVRERAELDRNAATVRDGLSNLAAEARAPISRPS; encoded by the coding sequence GTGTGGGCAGCGGCTCGTCGGCTTGCTCGTGCGCTACGTCGCTCTCACCTGCGGTGTGACGGCGTCAACCTTTTCCTGGCCGATGGTGGGGCTGCCTTCCAGGAGGTCTTCCACGCACACCTGCACGTGTTTCCCCGGTTTCCCGGTGACGATTTCCGGATCGACGCGAACTGGCGCGTGCGCGAGCGAGCTGAACTCGACAGGAACGCCGCCACCGTCCGGGACGGGCTCTCAAACCTTGCCGCGGAAGCCCGAGCGCCCATCAGCCGGCCTTCCTGA
- a CDS encoding alpha/beta hydrolase → MSRQVSAAHAEEERRVLGLKPVLAPVHRTYGTHPHQVYDMWPGEDADAPVVVLLHGGYWRYDRMHLTPFAAYLGANGLSVVLPGFRRSGGAGGYPETFDDIALALDTIPDGRPYVLAGHCSGGHLALWAAARGLLPEDAPWHGTRPPSAVLALAPITDLAACARERLSDDAAHQLLGGADRLAALLPLVDPVTLLRDTGSTGVPTVVLHGEVDEELPHEQFTGYTAVHRDAELVTLPGTGHYTLIEPGSGASRAVVGELGRLARRIRP, encoded by the coding sequence ATGTCTAGGCAGGTTTCCGCGGCCCATGCCGAGGAGGAGCGCCGGGTGCTGGGTCTGAAGCCGGTGCTGGCACCCGTCCACCGCACGTACGGCACCCACCCCCACCAGGTGTACGACATGTGGCCGGGGGAGGACGCGGACGCCCCGGTGGTGGTGCTGCTCCACGGCGGCTACTGGCGGTACGACCGGATGCACCTCACCCCGTTCGCCGCGTACCTGGGGGCGAACGGACTCTCCGTCGTCCTGCCGGGCTTCCGCCGCTCCGGCGGCGCGGGAGGCTATCCGGAGACGTTCGACGACATCGCGCTGGCGCTGGACACCATTCCGGACGGGCGGCCGTACGTGCTGGCCGGGCACTGCTCCGGCGGTCATCTCGCGCTGTGGGCGGCCGCGCGCGGTCTCCTGCCCGAGGACGCGCCGTGGCACGGCACCCGACCGCCGTCGGCGGTCCTCGCGCTGGCCCCGATCACCGATCTGGCGGCCTGCGCCCGGGAGCGGCTGAGCGACGACGCGGCGCACCAACTGCTCGGCGGGGCGGACCGGCTGGCGGCGCTGCTGCCGCTGGTGGACCCGGTCACGCTGCTGCGCGACACCGGCAGCACGGGTGTGCCGACCGTGGTGCTGCACGGCGAGGTGGACGAGGAACTGCCGCACGAGCAGTTCACCGGCTACACCGCCGTGCACCGGGACGCGGAGCTCGTGACGCTGCCCGGGACGGGCCACTACACCCTCATCGAGCCGGGTTCCGGGGCGAGCCGGGCGGTCGTCGGGGAACTGGGCCGTCTCGCACGCCGGATTCGTCCGTGA
- the paaC gene encoding 1,2-phenylacetyl-CoA epoxidase subunit PaaC, giving the protein MTVDETGRERRETAAYALRLGDDALVLCQRLCAWITGAPTIEEDLALSNIALDLLGHARNLLSLAGRLDGTDRTDDDLAYGRTEREFRNVLLVELPNGDFAVTIARQLAYSVYCRLLWTELERSADPGLAAFAVRAAKEVEYHRMHAARWTVRLGRGTEESRRRMRAGLAHVWPYAAELFETDELARRLDATGAGVDPARLREPWQRETAAVLAEAGLEVPPEPWAATGGRSGLHTEAFGPLLAEFQSVRRQYPGGTW; this is encoded by the coding sequence ATGACGGTTGACGAGACCGGCCGGGAACGGCGCGAGACCGCCGCGTACGCGCTGCGGCTCGGCGACGACGCGCTGGTCCTCTGCCAGCGGCTGTGCGCCTGGATCACCGGCGCGCCGACGATCGAGGAGGACCTGGCCCTGTCCAATATCGCCCTGGACCTGCTCGGACACGCCCGTAACCTGCTGTCCCTCGCCGGGCGGCTGGACGGCACCGACCGTACCGACGACGACCTGGCGTACGGCCGGACCGAACGCGAGTTCCGCAACGTGCTGTTGGTGGAGCTGCCCAACGGGGACTTCGCCGTGACCATCGCCCGGCAGCTGGCGTACTCGGTCTACTGCCGACTGCTGTGGACGGAGCTGGAGCGCTCGGCCGATCCCGGGCTGGCGGCGTTCGCCGTGCGGGCGGCCAAGGAGGTGGAGTACCACCGGATGCACGCCGCGCGATGGACGGTCCGGCTGGGCCGGGGCACCGAGGAGAGCCGGCGGCGGATGCGGGCGGGCCTGGCGCACGTATGGCCGTACGCGGCCGAGCTGTTCGAGACCGACGAGCTGGCCCGGCGGCTCGACGCCACCGGTGCGGGGGTGGATCCAGCGCGGCTGAGGGAGCCGTGGCAGCGGGAGACGGCCGCCGTGCTGGCGGAAGCCGGTCTGGAGGTGCCGCCGGAACCGTGGGCGGCGACCGGCGGCCGCTCGGGGCTGCACACGGAGGCGTTCGGCCCGCTGCTGGCGGAGTTCCAGTCGGTGCGCCGCCAGTACCCGGGAGGCACCTGGTGA
- a CDS encoding FAD-binding oxidoreductase, producing the protein MPPTEVAERVSQRDWERLVRALSPRSTLYRPGDSRYPPLALPFNHRYAGIRPAGIVTCATTGDVRAAVRWAREVGLPAVPRSGLGHNYAGYSATTGLLLNMARMKGIASTPLPGARSRTYGPIRVVHDAGTVTVGAGVTNGDLHPLLENRGMFVPTGRCPTVGVAGLVLGGGIGFSDKMFGLTCDRLVSTTVVLADGRVVEASQDSHSDLFWGCRGGAGNNFGVNTSFTFQYARFQGNVGFYQLRWSLDSVLPVIAAAQRIAVNTLDNKRFHLRVGIGTRGRTRDQIRANANVNAIGQYYGHLDELRAILAPLLAIGTAEERARNRASVREVSPGQASVLLSATTPVEQFAAKSAVLTSRTLLTDDQVGTAAQQLLDWPGSGNEDGAGFAMFALGGEINQVPPDATAFVHRNAVFVFAAETSWADYDPQRVATANLHWLREFYCDIFGATPPRNSYQNFPDPTLKDWRRAYYGANYGRLVRVKRTYDPTDFFSYPQGIGT; encoded by the coding sequence GTGCCACCCACCGAGGTGGCGGAACGGGTCAGCCAACGGGACTGGGAGCGGCTGGTTCGCGCGCTGTCGCCGCGTTCCACTCTCTACCGGCCGGGAGATTCCCGCTATCCGCCACTGGCGCTTCCGTTCAACCATCGGTACGCCGGGATCCGTCCGGCCGGCATCGTGACGTGCGCCACCACCGGGGATGTCCGTGCGGCGGTCCGCTGGGCCCGCGAGGTGGGACTGCCCGCCGTGCCTCGTTCCGGGCTGGGCCACAACTACGCCGGGTACTCCGCCACTACAGGTCTGTTGCTCAACATGGCCCGGATGAAAGGCATCGCCTCCACCCCGCTGCCGGGCGCCCGCTCCCGGACCTACGGCCCGATCAGGGTCGTGCACGACGCGGGTACCGTCACCGTGGGGGCGGGGGTCACCAACGGCGACCTGCACCCGCTGCTGGAGAACCGCGGCATGTTCGTGCCGACCGGCCGCTGCCCCACCGTCGGAGTGGCTGGGCTGGTACTCGGTGGCGGTATCGGTTTCAGCGACAAGATGTTCGGCCTGACCTGCGATCGACTGGTCTCGACGACCGTGGTACTGGCCGACGGCCGCGTGGTGGAGGCCAGTCAGGACTCGCACTCCGACCTGTTCTGGGGCTGCCGCGGCGGGGCGGGGAACAACTTCGGTGTCAACACCTCCTTTACGTTCCAGTACGCGCGGTTCCAGGGCAACGTGGGTTTCTACCAGTTGCGCTGGAGCCTGGACTCGGTACTGCCGGTCATCGCCGCCGCGCAACGGATCGCCGTGAACACCCTGGACAACAAGCGGTTCCACCTCCGCGTTGGCATCGGAACCCGCGGCCGCACCAGGGATCAGATCCGCGCCAACGCCAATGTCAATGCCATCGGCCAGTACTACGGCCACCTCGACGAGCTGCGCGCCATCCTGGCTCCGCTGCTCGCCATCGGCACGGCGGAGGAACGCGCTCGCAACAGGGCGTCCGTCCGGGAGGTCTCGCCGGGGCAGGCGAGCGTACTGCTGAGCGCCACCACACCGGTGGAACAGTTCGCCGCCAAGTCGGCGGTTCTGACCTCCCGGACGCTCCTGACCGATGACCAGGTCGGTACCGCCGCCCAGCAGCTGCTGGACTGGCCGGGCAGCGGCAACGAGGACGGGGCCGGGTTCGCCATGTTCGCCCTCGGTGGCGAGATCAACCAAGTGCCGCCGGACGCGACGGCGTTCGTGCACCGCAATGCCGTGTTCGTCTTCGCTGCCGAGACCTCCTGGGCGGACTACGATCCGCAGCGCGTCGCCACGGCGAATCTGCACTGGCTCCGGGAGTTCTACTGCGACATTTTCGGTGCCACCCCTCCCCGGAACTCCTATCAGAACTTCCCGGATCCGACTCTGAAGGACTGGCGGCGGGCTTACTACGGTGCGAACTACGGCCGGCTGGTCCGGGTGAAGCGGACGTACGATCCGACCGACTTCTTCAGCTATCCGCAAGGGATCGGCACCTGA
- a CDS encoding tryptophan 2,3-dioxygenase, whose product MTDEPTTGSALVEDAPFLGFQRATPYDDYVHASVLSSLQQPLTHAPEEMGFLVTTQVMELWFTLIVHEWRAARQALLKDDLDEAMDALGRGRAAHRSLNASLHPIARLTPVQFNGFRVAFGRASGFQSAMFRHMEFLLGDKSRSLIQPHRGNPVDYAELQESLAQPSLYDEILGFLHRRGLPVPEHVLLRDVTEEYRPDPGVEEAWRRIYAGPRHDPLVALGEALTDTAELVLRWRADHLLAVRRAMGSKRGSGGSSGLAWLEKRAARPVFPELWSARGHV is encoded by the coding sequence ATGACCGACGAACCCACCACCGGCTCCGCGCTGGTCGAGGACGCCCCGTTCCTGGGCTTTCAGCGGGCGACGCCCTACGACGACTATGTGCACGCCTCCGTGCTGTCCTCGCTCCAGCAGCCGCTCACCCACGCCCCCGAGGAGATGGGGTTCCTCGTCACCACACAGGTGATGGAGCTGTGGTTCACGCTGATCGTCCACGAGTGGCGGGCCGCACGCCAAGCGCTGCTGAAGGACGACCTCGACGAGGCCATGGACGCGCTGGGCCGCGGCCGCGCCGCGCACCGGTCGCTCAACGCCTCGCTCCACCCGATCGCCAGGCTGACGCCGGTTCAGTTCAACGGCTTCCGCGTCGCCTTCGGGCGCGCCTCCGGGTTCCAGTCCGCGATGTTCCGGCATATGGAGTTCCTGCTCGGCGACAAGTCCCGTTCGCTGATCCAGCCGCACCGGGGGAATCCGGTGGACTACGCGGAACTCCAGGAGTCGCTGGCCCAGCCGTCGCTCTACGACGAGATACTGGGCTTTCTGCACCGGCGGGGGCTGCCCGTCCCGGAGCACGTCCTGCTGCGGGACGTGACCGAGGAGTACCGGCCCGACCCGGGGGTGGAGGAGGCCTGGCGGCGGATCTATGCCGGGCCCCGGCACGATCCGCTGGTGGCGCTGGGCGAGGCGCTCACCGACACCGCCGAGCTGGTCCTGCGCTGGCGCGCCGACCATCTGCTGGCCGTGCGCCGGGCGATGGGCAGCAAGCGGGGCAGCGGCGGTTCCTCCGGGCTGGCCTGGCTGGAGAAGCGCGCGGCCCGTCCCGTGTTCCCCGAGCTCTGGAGCGCACGCGGCCATGTCTAG
- the paaB gene encoding 1,2-phenylacetyl-CoA epoxidase subunit PaaB, which translates to MSEETVRKRVPWEVFVRPRRGLAHQHVGSVHGADADMALANARDLYTRRGEPVSLWVVRSDHVRASAPEEKGPLFANAEHKPFRHPEHYVPLNETDGHDG; encoded by the coding sequence GTGAGCGAGGAGACCGTACGGAAGCGGGTCCCGTGGGAGGTGTTCGTCCGGCCCCGCCGGGGGCTGGCACACCAGCACGTGGGGTCGGTGCACGGCGCCGACGCCGACATGGCGCTCGCCAACGCCCGGGACCTGTACACCCGTCGGGGCGAGCCGGTCTCCCTGTGGGTGGTGCGCTCCGACCATGTCCGGGCCTCCGCGCCGGAGGAGAAGGGCCCGCTGTTCGCCAACGCCGAGCACAAGCCGTTCCGGCACCCGGAGCACTACGTCCCGCTGAACGAGACGGACGGCCATGACGGTTGA
- a CDS encoding carboxymuconolactone decarboxylase family protein has product MEARLNIMASPVAAKAIRHIISAGKALADSTLPAATRELVMLRASQINGCAGCIDMHTKEAAHAGETSVRLHLVAAWREATVFTEAERAALELTEQGTRIADAAGGVSDEVWANAAKHYDEDQLAALVAQIAVINAFNRGNVITQQPAGDYRVGQFD; this is encoded by the coding sequence GTGGAAGCTCGGCTGAACATCATGGCCAGCCCGGTCGCGGCCAAGGCCATCAGGCACATCATCTCTGCGGGGAAGGCCCTCGCGGACTCGACGCTGCCGGCCGCGACGCGCGAACTGGTGATGCTTCGCGCCAGTCAGATCAACGGCTGTGCCGGATGCATCGACATGCACACCAAGGAGGCCGCCCACGCCGGTGAGACCTCGGTGCGCCTCCACCTGGTCGCGGCCTGGCGGGAGGCCACGGTGTTCACCGAGGCCGAGCGCGCCGCCCTGGAGCTGACCGAGCAGGGTACCCGCATCGCCGACGCGGCCGGCGGTGTCAGTGACGAGGTCTGGGCGAACGCCGCCAAGCACTACGACGAGGACCAGCTCGCCGCCTTGGTGGCCCAAATCGCCGTCATCAACGCCTTCAACCGCGGCAACGTCATCACCCAGCAGCCCGCGGGCGACTACCGGGTCGGCCAGTTCGACTGA